Proteins encoded together in one Pseudomonas sp. ADAK13 window:
- a CDS encoding non-ribosomal peptide synthetase, giving the protein MTDNPALACVHPSPGGLAHSPEALCAGVAQLLNYAPQDLEPDASLIEQGLDSVSMMRLPALLAREGVQVSFAELIERPTLEAWWALIDRRRGPPAHLKPVATDSDFPLTPLQQAYWFGRDPAMPLGGVGCHLYQELDGPQVDAQRLEHAVVRLTQRHPMLRACFPTATCQRILPVSPWPGLTVHELPDALALRERLAHRCLEVRRGEVFDVQLSHLPNGRSRVHLNIDLLVADVLSISVLLRDLALIYSGQEAQLPRLEWDFAHYLSATRTTDAGARDYWLQRLDDLPDGPQLPLAQEPQSLGAPRFRRLAMRLGRAQLHALEDQARQHGLTLASVLCCAYAQVLGRWSASQHFLLNVPLFNRQELHPCVPHLLADFSNLVLLEVDQRQAGSFAQQAQTLQRQLHRDIAHSAWPGVEVLRELSRTRQGGAPVVFACNLGEAFVDATCREHLGEPGWALSQTPQVWLDHQSYPLPDGLLLNWDAVDALFPEGLLDEMFAAYGDLLAWLCTGDWRQPAPLPLPHAQQQVRTAVNHTPWAYDKGLLHAGFFQQARLHPQRVALITEEGELSYAELATEALHVAGALGQWGIETGDAVAITLPKGQAQIIAVLGVLAAGAVYVPVGIEQPAARRDMIYQRAGAKVVITDAAHRDRGVWLADLQVVDLAQARSATPLKQPVEVSPEALAYVIFTSGTTGEPKGVEVSHQAALNTVEAINRRYQVCAQDRVLGVSALDFDLSVYDLFGLLSVGGAVVLPADACRKEPSEWLRLVRQQRVTLWNSVPALLDMLTLKAREPNALAGLRLAMVSGDWVGLDLPRRLRVAAGESTRFAALGGATEAAIWSNVQDVDEVPAHWRSIPYGKPLDNQCFRVVDSQGRDCPDWVAGELWIGGAGVAQGYRGLAHLSAQRFVEQAGQRWYRTGDQGRYWPDGNLEFLGRMDHQVKVRGFRIELSEIDVALERHPAVSRAVTLVLPGANPQLAAALTGDAVPDADAMHQWLRQWLPEHMLPDHWLNLSELPLSANGKVDRAALLWLVQEQRQGAKPESEDAPQGEAEQLLAGLWRELLDIPLVGRHQGFFALGGNSLLAARLIERIARQFDVELSLKDFFNAATVARQAQWLAARREQDHVNRNAMVEGAL; this is encoded by the coding sequence ATGACCGATAACCCAGCACTGGCATGCGTTCATCCTTCACCCGGCGGCCTCGCACACAGCCCCGAGGCGCTGTGCGCCGGTGTCGCGCAGTTGCTCAACTATGCCCCCCAGGACCTGGAGCCCGACGCCTCGCTGATCGAGCAAGGCCTGGATTCGGTGAGCATGATGCGCCTGCCGGCGTTGCTCGCCCGCGAAGGTGTGCAGGTGAGCTTTGCCGAACTGATTGAGCGGCCGACCCTCGAGGCCTGGTGGGCCCTGATCGATCGCCGTCGCGGCCCGCCGGCTCACCTCAAGCCCGTTGCCACTGACAGTGATTTCCCGCTCACGCCCTTGCAGCAGGCCTACTGGTTTGGCCGCGACCCGGCCATGCCGTTGGGCGGCGTCGGCTGCCACCTGTATCAGGAGCTGGACGGGCCTCAGGTTGATGCGCAACGCCTTGAGCACGCGGTGGTGCGCCTGACCCAGCGCCATCCGATGCTACGCGCCTGTTTCCCCACGGCCACCTGCCAGCGCATCCTGCCGGTGAGCCCATGGCCCGGGTTGACCGTGCATGAATTGCCGGATGCGCTGGCCCTGCGCGAGCGCCTGGCTCACCGTTGCCTGGAGGTGCGTCGGGGCGAAGTGTTCGATGTGCAACTGAGCCACTTGCCCAACGGCCGCAGCCGGGTGCACTTGAACATCGATTTGCTGGTGGCGGACGTGTTGAGTATCAGCGTGCTGCTGCGGGATCTCGCGCTGATCTACAGCGGGCAGGAAGCGCAACTGCCACGCCTCGAATGGGATTTTGCGCACTACCTGAGTGCCACCCGAACCACCGATGCGGGCGCACGTGACTACTGGTTGCAGCGCCTCGATGATTTGCCCGACGGCCCGCAACTGCCCCTGGCGCAGGAGCCGCAGTCCCTCGGCGCGCCGCGCTTTCGTCGCCTGGCAATGCGCCTCGGCCGTGCCCAGTTGCACGCCCTGGAAGACCAGGCGCGGCAACACGGCCTGACCCTGGCCAGCGTATTGTGCTGCGCCTATGCCCAAGTGCTGGGCCGCTGGAGCGCCAGCCAGCATTTCCTGTTGAACGTGCCGCTGTTCAATCGCCAGGAACTGCACCCCTGCGTGCCGCACCTGCTGGCCGACTTTTCCAACCTGGTGCTGCTGGAGGTCGACCAGCGCCAGGCAGGTTCTTTCGCGCAACAGGCGCAAACCCTGCAACGCCAGTTGCACCGCGATATTGCCCACAGTGCCTGGCCCGGTGTGGAGGTGCTGCGTGAGTTGTCCCGCACCCGGCAAGGCGGCGCACCGGTGGTGTTTGCCTGCAACCTCGGCGAAGCATTTGTCGACGCCACCTGCCGAGAACACCTGGGGGAACCGGGTTGGGCGTTGTCGCAAACACCCCAGGTGTGGCTCGATCACCAGAGCTATCCGCTGCCCGACGGCCTGCTGCTGAACTGGGACGCGGTGGACGCGCTGTTCCCCGAAGGCCTGCTGGATGAAATGTTCGCTGCCTATGGCGACCTGCTGGCGTGGCTGTGCACCGGTGACTGGCGCCAACCCGCGCCGCTGCCGTTGCCGCACGCCCAGCAACAGGTGCGCACCGCGGTCAATCACACGCCCTGGGCCTATGACAAAGGGCTGCTGCACGCAGGCTTTTTCCAGCAGGCGCGCCTGCACCCGCAACGGGTAGCGTTGATCACCGAGGAAGGTGAACTGAGCTACGCCGAGCTGGCAACCGAGGCCTTGCACGTGGCGGGAGCCCTCGGCCAGTGGGGGATCGAAACAGGCGATGCGGTGGCGATTACCTTGCCCAAGGGCCAGGCGCAAATCATCGCGGTGCTCGGCGTATTGGCAGCGGGCGCGGTGTATGTGCCGGTGGGTATCGAGCAGCCTGCTGCCCGTCGCGACATGATTTATCAGCGTGCCGGGGCCAAGGTGGTGATCACCGATGCGGCCCACCGCGATCGCGGTGTATGGCTGGCAGACCTGCAAGTGGTGGACCTGGCCCAGGCCCGCTCGGCCACGCCCCTGAAGCAGCCGGTCGAGGTCTCACCGGAGGCGCTGGCCTATGTGATTTTCACCTCCGGCACCACCGGCGAACCCAAGGGCGTGGAGGTGTCCCATCAAGCGGCGCTGAACACTGTCGAGGCGATCAACCGGCGTTATCAGGTGTGCGCGCAGGACCGCGTGCTCGGCGTGTCCGCCCTCGATTTCGACCTGTCGGTGTACGACCTGTTTGGCCTGTTGAGTGTCGGTGGCGCGGTGGTGCTGCCGGCGGATGCCTGCCGCAAGGAACCGTCTGAATGGCTGCGCCTGGTGCGCCAGCAACGGGTAACCCTGTGGAACTCGGTGCCGGCCCTGCTCGACATGCTGACCCTCAAGGCCCGCGAGCCAAATGCCCTGGCCGGACTGCGGCTGGCGATGGTCTCGGGCGATTGGGTCGGGCTGGACCTGCCACGCCGCTTGCGCGTGGCTGCCGGCGAAAGCACCCGGTTTGCCGCCCTCGGAGGCGCCACCGAAGCGGCAATCTGGTCCAACGTCCAGGATGTCGACGAAGTACCCGCGCACTGGCGCTCGATTCCCTACGGCAAGCCCCTGGATAACCAGTGCTTCCGGGTGGTCGACAGCCAGGGCCGCGATTGCCCGGATTGGGTGGCGGGGGAATTGTGGATCGGCGGGGCCGGGGTTGCCCAAGGCTACCGCGGCCTGGCGCACCTCAGCGCCCAGCGGTTCGTCGAGCAGGCCGGGCAGCGCTGGTACCGCACCGGTGATCAGGGCCGCTACTGGCCCGACGGCAACCTCGAATTTCTCGGGCGCATGGACCACCAGGTGAAGGTCCGGGGTTTCCGTATCGAACTCAGTGAAATCGACGTGGCCCTGGAGCGCCATCCGGCTGTCAGTCGCGCGGTCACCCTGGTACTGCCGGGTGCCAACCCGCAACTGGCAGCGGCTCTGACGGGCGACGCGGTGCCGGATGCCGACGCCATGCACCAGTGGCTCCGCCAGTGGCTGCCGGAACACATGCTGCCGGACCACTGGCTGAACCTCAGCGAACTGCCCCTGAGCGCCAACGGCAAGGTCGACCGCGCCGCCCTGTTGTGGCTGGTGCAGGAGCAACGCCAGGGCGCCAAACCCGAGAGTGAAGACGCGCCTCAAGGCGAAGCCGAGCAACTGCTGGCCGGGCTTTGGCGCGAGCTGCTCGACATTCCGCTGGTGGGGCGCCATCAGGGCTTCTTCGCCCTCGGCGGCAACAGCTTGTTGGCGGCGCGCCTGATCGAACGGATTGCCCGGCAGTTCGACGTCGAACTGTCGCTGAAAGACTTTTTCAACGCGGCCACCGTCGCCCGGCAGGCCCAATGGCTGGCCGCCCGACGGGAACAGGACCACGTCAACCGGAACGCAATGGTGGAGGGTGCGCTATGA
- a CDS encoding non-ribosomal peptide synthetase produces MTLQQLQQELEALGVELWEEQGRLRYRAPAGVMDEDRLQQLREHKDALLQQLMEPGMPTVSADLAARSEPFPLTDVQAAYLMGRTQAFSYGGVACHGYLEFELEELDPARLEQAWNHLVARHDMLRAVVLEDGYQQILPQVPHYLIARHDLRDDDGQGLAALRERMEIRQASPRQWPLIELCVSQGREHARLHLSVDLLVCDYQSVRMLLAELQQVYRGEALPSAAPISFRDYVLGERRLREQPRYQRDRQYWWARVDSLPGAPELPMMGAPSGPRFERRALSLEARDFNALRLNAAAAGVGVSAAILACYAETLGRWSRKGHFCLSLTLLNRLSLHPQVDRLVGDFSSVELLEVQTLQGGSFGERSQQLQERLWQDMDHRLCSGIEVLRELARRKGREAALMPYAFTSTLGAGGESGGGAFMPGAHLVHGISQTPQVLIDCQVSERDSGLYINWDIRQGVFNDEMLEAMFDTFERLLKRLAREPSAWTLDDCLELPAPQRLVRELINQTAQPIPPGLLHEPFFRQARAAPHRIALIQGSRPLTYAQLAGRAEAIAEQLLDAGCQPGERVAVCMDKGIDQVVAVLGILRAGAAYLPLDTNQPAARRALIIENADVSRVLSQSWLSADLMWPAQVTQCLHVDQAGNAATRELPTPTVTPQQLAYVIYTSGSTGIPKGVMINHQAALNTVVDINQRFAIGAEDRVLALASLGFDLSVYDIFGLLAVGGALVLPDPGRRADPSHWAACAREHGVTLWNSVPAQLQMLTHYLQAVPAAAPHSLRLALLSGDWIPLNLPAEIGALLPTLQLISLGGATEAAIWSIAYPITEVDAQWRSIPYGAPLANQRFMVLDEQGRDRPQGVAGELFIAGSGLAMGYLGDAEKTAERFIEHAHSGERLYRTGDLGRYLENGLIEFLGREDFQVKVRGHRIELAEVESALLSHPNVESAVVVAAGEGAFERRLQACVRGTLRDTPLPWPARLAPNALAAANGVKGQLTEVLITQMSDCVERAALLSMGLALQRPGLFDQPGVEHDLAQVMTGCEVAPRNERLIRRWLQALHREQLVDQNPHTGAYSSLRVSGAEYRQLWQRIEALEPSVGWGAEVLRYLRESQEQLPALMSDRLDPLHLLFPEGRTDTAEGAYRKNLISQYLNQAVCAAVQEIAALQPAGQRLRLLEIGAGVGGTSADLIPALDGLAVDYQFTDLSQFFLNEAREHFVEFPWVSYGLFDLNLDHWGQGIAANSLDVILCANVLHNSRHASRVLARLREMLAPGGWLIFIEATRDTYQIMASMEFKEGLTAFEDFRAAQDTTFIRREQWHQLLQEAGAQTPLCLPAADDAMSQIGQHLFITRFKTDRHTLEPEALRAHLGQRLPDYMVPTEWRVLDEMPLTANGKVDRQALANLGIAQATQQANSGAAPLDALERSIAEVWQTLLRVPSVGREQGFFELGGDSLLVAQVVGRLRESLPQARNVPWGDLLRQLINQPTVAALADYLRGQGSESLSPLVRIRDEVQGPARIFVHDGSGTLAPYRALFAALGEEAPLEGLVLNDVPGYLALAPATAIRELAERYADTLHAEGRRQVSIVGYCLGGLLATELASCLAARGIEVLQLTVISSYRVPFMIEDDLLAEYVFARVMQADPHTLGYPLDEQAMERAIAKVLRQTPGRVPQGALLALEDEPDCATALACLRALGRKSADQRLQAIADAMRHAGSQLSDLDWLREQLQVLRHSLAAVALHQATPYDGDMVFIRQCGEVQVLPGMHRDMSQYWQALCLGELQVVDVPGDHFSCMQSPQVEAVARAFERLAQVAA; encoded by the coding sequence ATGACACTGCAGCAACTGCAACAGGAACTCGAGGCACTGGGTGTGGAACTCTGGGAAGAGCAGGGCCGCCTGCGCTATCGAGCGCCGGCCGGGGTGATGGACGAAGACCGCTTGCAACAACTGCGCGAGCACAAGGACGCGCTGTTGCAACAGCTGATGGAACCGGGAATGCCCACCGTCTCGGCGGACCTGGCCGCCCGCAGCGAACCGTTTCCGCTGACTGACGTGCAGGCTGCCTACCTGATGGGTCGTACCCAGGCATTCAGCTATGGCGGGGTGGCCTGTCATGGCTACCTGGAATTTGAGCTCGAGGAACTCGACCCGGCGCGCCTGGAGCAGGCGTGGAACCATCTGGTGGCCCGTCACGACATGCTGCGGGCGGTGGTGTTGGAAGACGGCTACCAACAAATCCTGCCCCAGGTGCCGCATTACCTGATCGCCCGGCACGACCTGCGCGACGACGACGGCCAGGGGTTGGCGGCGTTGCGCGAGCGCATGGAAATCCGCCAGGCCTCGCCCCGGCAGTGGCCGCTGATCGAGTTGTGCGTGAGCCAGGGCCGTGAGCATGCGCGTCTGCACCTGTCAGTGGACTTGCTGGTATGCGACTACCAGAGCGTGCGCATGCTGCTGGCCGAGTTGCAGCAGGTTTACCGGGGCGAAGCCTTGCCGTCGGCAGCCCCCATCAGTTTTCGCGACTACGTGTTGGGTGAACGCCGCCTGCGCGAGCAGCCGCGCTACCAGCGTGACCGCCAGTATTGGTGGGCGCGGGTCGACAGCCTGCCTGGTGCCCCGGAATTGCCGATGATGGGCGCACCCAGCGGCCCGCGTTTCGAACGTCGCGCCCTGAGCCTGGAGGCCCGGGATTTCAACGCCCTGCGCCTGAATGCGGCGGCCGCCGGTGTGGGGGTGTCGGCCGCGATTCTCGCCTGCTATGCCGAGACCCTGGGGCGCTGGAGCCGCAAGGGGCATTTCTGCCTGAGCCTGACCTTGCTCAATCGCCTGTCGCTGCACCCGCAGGTCGACCGGCTGGTGGGGGATTTCAGCTCGGTGGAACTGCTGGAAGTCCAGACCTTGCAAGGCGGCAGTTTCGGCGAACGCAGCCAGCAGTTGCAGGAGCGCCTGTGGCAGGACATGGACCACCGCCTGTGTTCCGGCATCGAAGTACTGCGCGAACTTGCGCGGCGCAAAGGCCGTGAGGCGGCGTTGATGCCCTATGCCTTCACCAGCACCCTCGGCGCCGGCGGTGAAAGTGGCGGCGGGGCGTTCATGCCCGGCGCACACCTGGTGCATGGCATCAGCCAGACCCCGCAGGTGCTGATCGACTGCCAGGTCAGCGAGCGCGACAGTGGCCTGTACATCAATTGGGACATTCGCCAGGGCGTGTTCAATGACGAGATGCTGGAGGCGATGTTCGACACCTTCGAACGCCTGCTCAAGCGCCTGGCCCGTGAACCCTCGGCCTGGACCCTGGATGACTGCCTGGAACTGCCGGCGCCCCAACGGCTGGTGCGGGAGCTGATCAACCAGACCGCGCAGCCGATTCCGCCGGGTTTGCTGCATGAACCGTTCTTTCGCCAGGCCCGCGCAGCACCACACCGCATCGCCCTGATCCAGGGTTCACGGCCACTCACCTACGCGCAACTGGCAGGCCGCGCCGAGGCGATTGCCGAGCAGTTGCTGGACGCCGGCTGCCAGCCCGGTGAGCGGGTGGCGGTGTGCATGGACAAGGGCATCGACCAAGTGGTGGCCGTGCTCGGAATTTTGCGCGCCGGCGCGGCGTACCTGCCGCTGGACACCAACCAGCCAGCGGCACGCCGCGCGCTGATTATTGAAAATGCCGACGTCAGCCGGGTGCTCAGCCAGTCGTGGTTGAGCGCGGACCTGATGTGGCCTGCCCAGGTGACTCAGTGCCTGCATGTCGACCAGGCGGGCAATGCCGCCACCCGTGAGCTGCCCACGCCAACAGTGACACCGCAACAGCTGGCCTACGTGATCTACACCTCCGGCTCCACCGGCATTCCCAAAGGCGTGATGATCAACCACCAGGCGGCCCTCAACACCGTGGTCGATATCAACCAGCGCTTCGCGATCGGCGCCGAAGACCGTGTGCTCGCCCTGGCCAGCCTGGGGTTCGATCTGTCGGTGTACGACATCTTCGGCCTGCTGGCGGTGGGGGGCGCGCTGGTGCTGCCCGACCCCGGCCGCCGGGCTGATCCGTCCCACTGGGCGGCGTGCGCCCGCGAGCATGGCGTGACCCTGTGGAACTCGGTGCCCGCGCAGTTGCAGATGCTGACCCATTACCTGCAAGCAGTCCCCGCGGCAGCACCGCACAGCCTGCGCCTGGCGTTGTTGTCCGGCGACTGGATCCCGCTGAATCTGCCCGCCGAGATCGGTGCGTTGCTGCCCACGCTGCAACTGATCAGCCTGGGCGGCGCGACGGAGGCGGCGATCTGGTCGATTGCCTATCCGATCACCGAGGTGGACGCGCAATGGCGCAGCATTCCCTACGGCGCGCCGCTGGCCAACCAACGTTTCATGGTGCTCGACGAGCAGGGACGTGACCGTCCGCAGGGCGTTGCGGGTGAGCTGTTTATCGCCGGCAGCGGCCTGGCCATGGGGTACCTGGGGGACGCTGAGAAAACCGCCGAGCGCTTTATCGAGCACGCCCACAGTGGCGAGCGTCTGTACCGCACCGGCGATCTGGGTCGGTACCTGGAAAACGGGCTGATCGAGTTCCTTGGCCGTGAGGATTTCCAGGTCAAGGTGCGCGGCCATCGCATCGAGTTGGCGGAAGTCGAGAGTGCGTTGCTCAGCCATCCCAATGTGGAGTCGGCCGTGGTAGTCGCCGCGGGCGAAGGCGCGTTCGAGCGGCGTTTGCAGGCCTGTGTGCGCGGCACGCTGCGCGATACGCCATTGCCTTGGCCTGCCCGGTTGGCACCCAACGCCCTGGCGGCGGCCAACGGGGTGAAAGGCCAATTGACCGAGGTGCTGATCACGCAAATGTCCGATTGCGTCGAGCGTGCCGCGCTGCTGTCCATGGGCCTGGCCCTGCAACGTCCGGGGTTGTTTGATCAACCGGGCGTCGAGCATGACCTGGCGCAGGTCATGACGGGATGCGAGGTCGCGCCCCGCAATGAGCGGCTGATCCGTCGCTGGCTGCAAGCCCTGCACCGCGAGCAACTGGTGGACCAGAATCCACACACCGGCGCCTATTCGTCACTGCGGGTCTCGGGCGCCGAGTACCGTCAACTGTGGCAACGCATCGAGGCCCTTGAACCCAGTGTGGGCTGGGGCGCTGAAGTGCTGCGTTACCTGCGCGAGAGCCAGGAGCAACTGCCGGCACTGATGAGCGACCGGCTCGACCCGTTGCACCTGCTGTTCCCCGAAGGCCGTACCGACACCGCCGAAGGTGCCTACCGCAAGAACCTGATCAGCCAGTACCTGAACCAGGCGGTGTGCGCAGCCGTGCAGGAAATCGCCGCGCTGCAACCGGCGGGCCAGCGCCTGCGCCTGTTGGAAATCGGCGCGGGCGTGGGCGGCACCAGCGCCGACCTGATTCCGGCCCTGGACGGCTTGGCGGTGGACTACCAGTTCACCGACTTGTCGCAGTTTTTCCTCAACGAAGCGCGGGAGCATTTTGTCGAGTTTCCGTGGGTCAGCTACGGGCTGTTTGACCTGAACCTCGATCATTGGGGCCAAGGCATCGCCGCCAACTCCCTGGATGTGATCCTGTGTGCCAACGTGCTGCACAACTCGCGGCACGCCAGCCGGGTCCTGGCCCGGTTGCGGGAAATGCTTGCACCCGGCGGCTGGCTGATCTTTATCGAGGCCACGCGCGACACCTACCAGATCATGGCGTCCATGGAGTTCAAGGAGGGCCTGACCGCGTTCGAGGATTTCCGTGCCGCACAGGACACCACGTTTATCCGCCGCGAGCAGTGGCACCAGTTGTTGCAGGAGGCCGGCGCGCAGACGCCGCTGTGCCTGCCTGCGGCAGACGATGCCATGTCGCAGATCGGCCAGCACTTGTTTATCACGCGCTTCAAGACCGACCGCCACACCCTCGAACCCGAGGCGTTGCGCGCGCATCTGGGCCAGCGTTTGCCGGACTACATGGTGCCCACCGAGTGGCGGGTGCTGGATGAAATGCCGTTGACGGCCAACGGCAAGGTCGACCGCCAGGCCCTCGCCAACCTGGGTATTGCCCAGGCCACGCAACAGGCCAACAGCGGCGCTGCGCCGCTGGATGCGCTGGAGCGCAGCATTGCCGAGGTCTGGCAAACCCTGCTGCGGGTGCCGAGCGTGGGCCGTGAGCAGGGTTTCTTTGAACTGGGTGGCGACTCATTACTGGTGGCCCAGGTGGTTGGCCGCCTGCGGGAAAGCCTGCCCCAGGCCCGAAACGTGCCGTGGGGGGATTTACTGCGGCAGTTGATCAATCAGCCGACGGTGGCCGCCCTGGCGGATTACCTGCGGGGGCAGGGCAGCGAGAGTCTTTCGCCGCTGGTGCGTATTCGTGATGAGGTGCAAGGCCCGGCGCGAATCTTTGTCCATGACGGCAGCGGCACCCTGGCACCGTATCGCGCGCTGTTTGCCGCGCTGGGGGAAGAAGCGCCACTGGAAGGGCTGGTGCTCAATGACGTACCGGGTTACCTGGCCCTGGCGCCGGCCACGGCGATTCGTGAACTGGCCGAACGTTATGCCGACACCTTGCACGCCGAAGGCCGGCGTCAGGTGAGCATCGTCGGCTATTGCCTCGGCGGATTGCTGGCGACGGAACTCGCCTCCTGCCTGGCGGCCAGGGGCATCGAGGTGCTGCAACTGACGGTGATCAGCAGCTACCGCGTGCCGTTCATGATCGAGGATGATCTGCTGGCCGAGTACGTGTTCGCCCGCGTCATGCAGGCCGACCCGCACACCCTGGGTTACCCGCTGGATGAACAGGCCATGGAGCGGGCGATTGCCAAGGTGCTGCGCCAGACACCCGGCCGCGTGCCCCAGGGTGCATTGCTGGCGCTGGAGGACGAGCCTGATTGCGCCACGGCCCTGGCCTGCCTGCGGGCCCTGGGACGCAAGTCGGCTGACCAGCGTTTGCAGGCGATTGCCGACGCGATGCGCCATGCGGGCTCGCAATTGAGCGATCTGGACTGGCTGCGGGAGCAATTGCAGGTGTTGCGCCACAGCCTCGCCGCCGTCGCGTTGCACCAGGCCACGCCTTACGACGGCGACATGGTGTTTATCCGCCAATGCGGCGAGGTTCAGGTACTGCCGGGCATGCACCGGGACATGAGCCAATACTGGCAAGCCCTGTGCCTCGGGGAGTTGCAGGTTGTCGACGTGCCGGGCGACCACTTCAGCTGCATGCAGAGCCCGCAGGTCGAAGCCGTGGCCCGGGCGTTCGAGCGGCTGGCGCAGGTGGCGGCATGA
- a CDS encoding saccharopine dehydrogenase NADP-binding domain-containing protein — translation MNVGIVGGYGHVGRQVARVLVGHYRLRLGGRDPGQGRRFNHRELNGRAEVRELDLWDARSLAAFCSGCELVINCAGPSYKVLDRVALAALASGADYLDVGGDDPLHHVLPAQLPPGRRVVLSAGMLPGLSGLFPKVLAASFERVDTVRCYAVGLGRLSTTAAEDFLLSLGNGYGQASMGWAEGRAVKSAVPADEHFERPWLVGGAVTAYPYLTTEQQRLFTALRVPQAEGYNLFDGGHLRAALGRIQGSPPALRHSAENVASLVQASALDLAGRTPYQLLAVEMEGLQHGEPQQASAWLRAGDGSALTGTVAAICALQWARLPKGTHYAAQVMDADDCLRQVLRWLPHTRIHVTTELEEGVL, via the coding sequence ATGAACGTCGGGATTGTAGGCGGGTATGGGCATGTCGGTCGGCAGGTCGCCCGGGTGCTGGTGGGGCACTACCGCCTTCGCCTGGGCGGTCGTGACCCCGGGCAAGGCCGGCGTTTTAACCACCGGGAGTTGAACGGGCGGGCCGAGGTCCGTGAACTGGACCTGTGGGACGCCCGCAGCCTGGCAGCGTTTTGCAGCGGCTGCGAGCTGGTGATCAATTGCGCAGGGCCCAGCTACAAGGTGCTCGACCGGGTGGCACTGGCGGCCTTGGCCAGCGGCGCCGATTACCTCGATGTGGGCGGCGATGACCCGCTGCACCATGTGTTGCCCGCGCAGTTGCCGCCCGGTCGTCGCGTGGTGTTGTCGGCCGGCATGTTACCGGGGTTGTCCGGTCTGTTTCCCAAGGTGTTGGCGGCGTCCTTTGAACGTGTCGACACCGTGCGTTGCTATGCCGTCGGGCTGGGGCGGCTGTCGACAACGGCCGCCGAGGATTTTCTGTTGAGCCTGGGCAACGGCTACGGCCAGGCCTCGATGGGTTGGGCCGAGGGCCGTGCAGTCAAGTCCGCCGTGCCCGCCGATGAACACTTCGAGCGGCCCTGGCTGGTGGGCGGTGCGGTGACGGCCTATCCCTACCTCACCACCGAACAGCAGCGCCTGTTTACGGCGTTGCGGGTGCCGCAAGCGGAGGGCTACAACCTGTTCGACGGCGGGCACTTGCGAGCGGCACTGGGGCGTATCCAGGGTTCGCCGCCGGCACTCAGGCACTCGGCAGAAAACGTCGCCAGCCTGGTGCAGGCCAGTGCCCTCGACCTGGCAGGGCGCACGCCCTACCAGTTGCTCGCGGTGGAAATGGAAGGCCTGCAACACGGCGAGCCTCAGCAGGCCAGCGCCTGGCTGCGTGCCGGTGATGGTTCGGCGTTGACCGGCACGGTGGCGGCCATCTGCGCGCTGCAATGGGCCCGGTTGCCCAAAGGCACGCACTACGCCGCTCAGGTGATGGACGCCGACGACTGCCTGCGCCAGGTGCTGCGCTGGTTGCCGCACACCCGGATCCACGTCACCACTGAGCTGGAGGAGGGCGTGCTATGA